The genomic DNA CAACACATAGGTAGGCCAGAAACTGCCAGTTGGGTTCTACGCTTAAAGCAGTATGTGCTTCCTGTGGACTAAGGATGGAAACCCATCCTACCCCAACACCATGCGCCGTGGCAGCTAACCAAAAAGTGTGAATGGCCATAACAGCAGACCATGTGGTGGTTTGCGGCATGGTAGCCCGGCCGAGCCCGCGCCCCTGTTGGGGGTTGGTTTCACAAAATACAGCAATATGGTGTGGAGCATCATCCAGTCCGGCAAGTTTTAGCCGTGCGTAATGCTGGGCGTCTTTTCCTTCTCGCCCTTCCAGTTCCTGCGTGTTGCTGCGCATAAAGTTCTGACGGATGGCATCACGCCGGCTCGCATCATTTACCAGCACAAAGCGCCATGGTTCGCTCAACCCGACAGAGGGGGCCAAGCAGGCTGTTTCCAGCAGTTCATTCAACACAGGTGTTGGCACAGGTGTTGTACGAAAATGTCGCACATCCCGTCGCCATATAAGCAGTTGCTCTAATTGGTTCTGAAAGGAAGGTGAGAAAAAAGGTGTTGTCATGCCTTTATCATGCAGCCAATAGCGGCCAGCAGCAACCCACCTATCAGAATACCACAAGCCCTGCGGTAAAGGGTAAGGCCGCGTTCCAGATCATGCAGGGTGGCGGTTGTGGTGCCTTCTCCAATCCACCCATCATCAACCACAGTTCCTGCATAATTACGGGGGCCGCCAAATTTTACGCCAAGGGCGGTGGACAGAGCTGTTTCAGGCCACCCCGCATTAGGCGAACGATGACGTTTGGCATCTCGCCAAATGGTAGACCAAATCGTACGCCACTGTGTGGGAGGGGTAGATAGTAAGATACATACAGCGGCCAGGCGGGAAGCTGGCAGATTAATCAGATCATCCATTTTGGCGGCAGCCATGCCGAATGCTGCATAACGTGGGTTAAGATGACCGATCATGCTATCTGCTGTGTTGACAGCTTTATAAAAGACAGTTCCGGGTAAGCCGAGCAATGCAGTCCAGAATAAAGGGGCAACAATGCCATCGGAGAAATTTTCTGCCAGACTTTCCAAAGCCGCACGCACAACGCCGGTTTCATCCAGAACAGATGTATCTCGCCCTACAATTTGACTTACAGCTTTGCGTCCACCTTTTAATCCGGTCTGTTGAAGTGCTGTGGCAACGGCTTTGACATGCACCCATAAAGACTTCTGCGCCACTAACGTGCATGCGGCTA from Acetobacter ascendens includes the following:
- the cbiB gene encoding adenosylcobinamide-phosphate synthase CbiB — its product is MLLYPFSVTLPVAAMAAGLEALCGYPAPLFAAISHPVVWIGFLINRLEQTFNRPEWSDTARRVSGLFTLLLLAGIPVGLTVFILHIGYMFLPPAFMLCIQAVAACTLVAQKSLWVHVKAVATALQQTGLKGGRKAVSQIVGRDTSVLDETGVVRAALESLAENFSDGIVAPLFWTALLGLPGTVFYKAVNTADSMIGHLNPRYAAFGMAAAKMDDLINLPASRLAAVCILLSTPPTQWRTIWSTIWRDAKRHRSPNAGWPETALSTALGVKFGGPRNYAGTVVDDGWIGEGTTTATLHDLERGLTLYRRACGILIGGLLLAAIGCMIKA
- the bluB gene encoding 5,6-dimethylbenzimidazole synthase translates to MTTPFFSPSFQNQLEQLLIWRRDVRHFRTTPVPTPVLNELLETACLAPSVGLSEPWRFVLVNDASRRDAIRQNFMRSNTQELEGREGKDAQHYARLKLAGLDDAPHHIAVFCETNPQQGRGLGRATMPQTTTWSAVMAIHTFWLAATAHGVGVGWVSILSPQEAHTALSVEPNWQFLAYLCVGFPEQHASTPELERRGWEKRNPARRRWIQR